Proteins from one Escherichia coli genomic window:
- the plsX gene encoding phosphate acyltransferase PlsX, which yields MTRLTLALDVMGGDFGPSVTVPAALQALNSNSQLTLLLVGNPDAITPLLAKADFEQRSRLQIIPAQSVIASDARPSQAIRASRGSSMRVALELVKEGRAQACVSAGNTGALMGLAKLLLKPLEGIERPALVTVLPHQQKGKTVVLDLGANVDSDSTMLVQFAIMGSVLAEEVVEIPNPRVALLNIGEEEVKGLDSIRDASAVLKTIPSINYIGYLEANELLTGKTDVLVCDGFTGNVTLKTMEGVVRMFLSLLKSQGEGKKRSWWLLLLKRWLQKSLTRRFSHLNPDQYNGACLLGLRGTVIKSHGAANQRAFAVAIEQAVQAVQRQVPQRIAARLESVYPAGFELLDGGKSGTLR from the coding sequence TTGACACGTCTAACCCTGGCGTTAGATGTCATGGGAGGGGATTTTGGCCCTTCCGTGACAGTGCCTGCAGCATTGCAGGCACTGAATTCTAATTCGCAACTCACTCTTCTTTTAGTCGGCAATCCCGACGCCATCACGCCATTACTTGCTAAAGCTGACTTTGAACAACGTTCGCGTCTGCAGATTATTCCTGCGCAGTCAGTTATCGCCAGTGATGCCCGGCCTTCGCAAGCTATCCGCGCCAGTCGTGGGAGTTCAATGCGCGTGGCCCTGGAGCTGGTGAAAGAAGGTCGAGCGCAAGCCTGTGTCAGTGCCGGTAATACCGGGGCGCTGATGGGGCTGGCAAAATTATTACTCAAGCCCCTGGAGGGGATTGAGCGTCCGGCGCTGGTGACGGTATTACCGCATCAGCAAAAGGGCAAAACGGTGGTCCTCGATTTAGGGGCCAACGTCGATAGTGACAGTACAATGTTGGTGCAATTTGCCATTATGGGCTCAGTTCTGGCTGAAGAGGTGGTGGAAATTCCCAATCCTCGCGTGGCGTTGCTCAATATTGGTGAAGAAGAAGTAAAGGGTCTCGACAGTATTCGGGATGCCTCAGCGGTGCTTAAAACAATCCCTTCTATCAATTATATCGGCTATCTTGAAGCCAATGAGTTGTTAACTGGCAAGACAGATGTGCTGGTTTGTGACGGCTTTACAGGAAATGTCACATTAAAGACGATGGAAGGTGTTGTCAGGATGTTCCTTTCTCTGCTGAAATCTCAGGGTGAAGGGAAAAAACGGTCGTGGTGGCTACTGTTATTAAAGCGTTGGCTACAAAAGAGCCTGACGAGGCGATTCAGTCACCTCAACCCCGACCAGTATAACGGCGCCTGTCTGTTAGGATTGCGCGGCACGGTGATAAAAAGTCATGGTGCGGCCAATCAGCGAGCTTTTGCGGTCGCGATTGAACAGGCAGTGCAGGCGGTGCAGCGACAAGTTCCTCAGCGAATTGCCGCTCGCCTGGAATCTGTATACCCAGCTGGTTTTGAGCTGCTGGACGGTGGC
- the rpmF gene encoding 50S ribosomal protein L32 gives MAVQQNKPTRSKRGMRRSHDALTAVTSLSVDKTSGEKHLRHHITADGYYRGRKVIAK, from the coding sequence ATGGCCGTACAACAGAATAAACCAACCCGTTCCAAACGTGGCATGCGTCGTTCCCATGACGCGCTGACCGCAGTCACCAGCCTGTCTGTAGACAAAACTTCTGGTGAAAAACACCTGCGTCACCACATCACTGCCGACGGTTACTACCGCGGCCGCAAGGTCATCGCTAAGTAA
- the yceD gene encoding 23S rRNA accumulation protein YceD, with protein sequence MQKVKLPLTLDPVRTAQKRLDYQGIYTPDQVERVAESVVSVDSDVECSMSFAIDNQRLAVLNGDAKVTVTLECQRCGKPFTHQVYTTYCFSPVRSDEQAEALPEAYEPIEVNEFGEIDLLAMVEDEIILALPVVPVHDSEHCEVSEADMVFGELPEEAQKPNPFAVLASLKRK encoded by the coding sequence AAAAGGTAAAATTACCCCTGACTCTCGATCCGGTTCGTACGGCTCAAAAACGCCTTGATTACCAGGGTATCTATACCCCTGATCAGGTTGAGCGCGTCGCCGAATCCGTAGTCAGTGTGGACAGTGATGTGGAATGCTCCATGTCGTTCGCTATCGATAACCAACGTCTCGCAGTGTTAAACGGCGATGCGAAGGTGACGGTAACGCTCGAGTGTCAGCGTTGCGGGAAGCCGTTTACTCATCAGGTCTACACAACGTATTGTTTTAGTCCTGTGCGTTCAGACGAACAGGCTGAAGCACTGCCGGAAGCGTATGAACCGATTGAGGTTAACGAATTCGGTGAAATCGATCTGCTTGCAATGGTTGAAGATGAAATCATCCTCGCCTTGCCGGTAGTTCCGGTGCATGATTCTGAACACTGTGAAGTGTCCGAAGCGGACATGGTCTTTGGTGAACTGCCTGAAGAAGCGCAAAAGCCAAACCCATTTGCCGTATTAGCCAGCTTAAAGCGTAAGTAA